The sequence TAGAGCGGTTTTCTAAACCACTCTCTCCTCCCATTTTTCCAAATGCCTCTTTAATTGGCATGTTATAGCTAAAATGATGATCATGAGAAAGTGGGTGATAAGGATTACCAGCAATACGTAATACTTTATTATTTGCTCTATCAACACGGGCACGAACACCGCATTGTGTCCAGCACCCAAAACATTGCGTCATACAAACAGCTTGATCAGTATTCGGTTGCCATTTTGCGTCTTTTACAACTTTGCCTTCAGGTAATAAAGAATTTCCGTTGATCCGATCCAGTGTGACTTTGCCTGATGTGCCATCAACTAAACCATCTATGGCACGTTTAGCAACATCACGGTAACTGGCAGCAAATGCGGCAATACCACCGATAACTAATCCACCTTTAAGCCATTGACGTCTTGTAAACTTAGCCATGCTGTACTCTCCTGACAACCCAACGAATACTTTCTCTAAATAAAATGATTAACGCTATCCACAATCCAAATGTACCGATAATTCCCATCAATCCATCATTACCTAGCGGAAATTCATAAGGGTTTGTAATTATGTTATATTTAGGAATATATTGAGCACCTATCAACATCAACCAGCGTAATACCCACGCAAGTCCCATTGATACAAATGCCATGATGGTAATAAACGCAACCGAGCGTGCTTGTTTTGCCATCAAAAGTCCCATCGCGACAGAGATACCCCATAGTGCGATAACACCAATGGCACTCCACCAGCCAAGACTTCCCATTGCTAATTGTTCTCTAATTGCCTGGCCTGAAATTGTATCGCCAGCAACCCAAAAGCCCGTACAGACTGCTAATAACATGAGTGAACTCACAAACCACATAGCTAATTCACGCTGATGTACAGGCTCACGACGTGTTCCTAATGCAAGTAATGTTGGGAGTACTTGCATTGCACTAAAGAACAGTAGTATTGGTAACCAGTAGGTATACAACACAGGTCTTGCTTTTAAGATAGAGGCTTCGCGACCTGTATATAACAGCAAACCAATCGCCGTTAATGAACATGCTAATGCTACCCAACGCGTTAATTTATATTCACGCTTCCATACTAAGCGAACGACCATCGCTGCAAAGTAAAGTAGACTAAATGCTGAGAATAACGGCAATAACAGTGAGCCCCATGCCATCCATGACCACGGTGTTGGATAAGCATAAAAATGCCACACGCGTGCTGTTTGGTGTAAATCAGCGGTTAAAGCTAGAGGGGCTGTAATACCGGCTGTTACTGCAATAAATACAGCAACCGCTTCTAAACGTTGATTACCTGCACTGCCTTTCCAGCATTGCCAACACGCATAAAGTGTTGCGCAACAAGCAATACCGATGAAGAAGAAATATTGTACAGCCCAAGGTAACCAAAAATATTCTTGAGGGATCGCGATCACTTCTTGAATTTGAGAAACTTGCGGGATCATGAGTGAACCTCCTGCTGCCATAATGCGGGTTGTCCTTGACCAGCTAACGGTTGTACAAATGCATCATCGAGACCAAGATAGAAAACTTGTGGCAACGTGCCGCTTTCTGGTTTTAATACTTTCAGCTCTTTTTCATGTGTATGCAGCATTTTGCTGATCGTACTATTAGGATCTTTCATATCGCCGATAATACGCGCACCACCGACACAAGATTCAACACACGCAGGCAGTAATCCAACTTCGAGGCGATGAGCACAGAAAGTGCATTTATCTGCGGTTTGTGTTGAGTGATTAATAAAACGTGCATCATAAGGACATGCTTGAACACAATAAGCACAGCCAACACAACGTTCATTATCAACAACGACAATACCGTCTTTACGCTGGAAAGTTGCTTGAACAGGGCAAACAGGTACACAAGGAGGTTCATCACAGTGGTTACACAATCTAGGTAGTAAGACGTTGGTTATCCCTTCTTGCCCCTTGATAGCAACCTGATATTGGTTTACTGTCGTCCTAAATTGTCCTTGAGGTGTCTGATTTTCAATATTACAGCTTACTGTGCAGGACTGGCATCCTACACAACGGCGTAAATCAATCAGCATTCCGTAGCGTTTATCTTCTGAGCCCTCACGACGCTCAGGTGATAATTTAATGCCGGCTTCAGCTAAAGGAACCAGTGAAGCACCCGCAGTAAGGACCCCTAATTGTTGTAAAAATTTTCGTTTTCCAAGATCCATATTTGTCTCCAGCATCACTCAATAACACAATCTCACTATGAGTGAAGGAAATAGAAATTAAAAAGTATGTGTTTTGTTATAAGTGCATTGTAAAAATTACTGGAGACGGCACCTATTGTGGTTTACCACATACCCAGTACGAACTTGATCCAAGACAATATTTAACATTAGATATTTATGACGATAAAACAGATAATTGGGATAAGAAACGCGGTAAGTATTGGGTTATTACTGCTCTTTTTTGTACTTCCTCTGCAAGCCACCGCAAAAGAGTGGACCATCGGTGTTTTAGCACTACGAGGTGATGCATCCACACTAAGACACTGGCATCCACTTATTGACACATTAAATGAACAATTTCCTTCAGAAAACTTTGTATTAATGCCGTTAAACCTAGAAGAGATGAAATTAGCGGTGGCGAAGAAAAATGTTGATTTCTTACTCACAAATCCTGCGCAATTTGTTCAATTAGATAATGCCTATCCATTACGTTGGTTGCTTTCCTTACGCTCTGGTTATGAGCCTGATAACACGACACGAAATGTCATTGGCAGCCTAATTCTTGTCCGTCACGATAGCTCAATTACTTCTGCCCATGAATTAATTGGAAAACGTGTTGGTGCCATCGCACCTGATGCTTTTGGTGGTTATCTTTTAGGTTACAAAGCGCTACGGGAAGAAGGTATTGATCCTGATAAAGATTTCACATTGCGTTTCACTGGGTTTCCCGCTGACGCTTTACTTTATCTCTTACGAGATAAAGATATTAATGCGGCAATTATTCCCGTCTGTTTACTGGAAAATATGGATCATGAAGGGCTTATTCGTAAAAGTGATTACCGCCCCGTGATTTCCTATCAAACCAATACGCCTTGTTTAACCAGTACGCCGCTCTATCCTAATTGGTCATTTGCAGCGCTAGATACCGTTCCTGATGAACTTGTCGATAAAGTCACACGCGTTTTACTCACTGATGACAGTAAACCGATGAAATGGGGAGCCCCAGCTTCGCATACACAAGTTGAAAACCTATTAAGAGAAGTCAACCAACATCCTCGACAAAGGCAGCTTTGGCAAGATGCGCAAAGTTGGGCTATTCAGCACCAATTTATTATTGGTCTTTCATTGGCGGCTATCCTTTTTCTTATCCTAAACCAAGTCTGGATCAGCTATTTAGTTAGGCGTCGTAGTCGCCAACTGGAACATGCTCACAATCGATTAAGACAGCAAAAGGAAGAGTTAGAACACGCGCAACGTTTAAATATATTAGGAGAAATGGCATCCGGTTTTGCTCATGAACTTAATCAGCCACTTTCGGCAATTAAAAGTTATGCACAAGGGAGCGTTATTCGCCTTAAAAAAGAGAATGAATTGCATCCATTACTACCTGCATTACAACAAATAGATAAGCAAGCACAACGCGGTGCTGATATTATTCGAAATCTACGTTTATGGGTTGGAAAACAAACACCTAATACTGATACCATTTTGCTTTCCCATCAAAATATTGCGGAATGTATCCAACATATCTGGACGCTTTTACGCGTAGAAGATAAATATCCACAGGTTTCACTTATCACCCATATTGATGAACATGATACTCTATGTTTACCCGAAACATTATTAGAGCAAATTTTATCGAATTTAATCACTAACAGTCTTCAAGCTGGCGCTAACGTACTAAAAATCAGCACCCATAAAGCACCTGATAGGTTGCTTATTGTCATTGAAGATGATGCGGGTGGAATGAGCCACAGCCAACTTGAACAGCCTTTTTCCCCATTCCAAACAACAAAAACGGAAGGACTTGGATTAGGTTTGGTGATTTGCCAACGTTTATTGCTTTCTCAAGGTGCTGAAATTCATATTGAGAACCAGAAGAATGAACAACATAAAGTTGGAATAAAAATCACACTTATTTTCCCTAAAAAAAATAAATAATGGAGAAAAAATGCCAACAATTCATCTAGTTGATGATGATCTTGCTGTCACTGATGCTTGTCAGTTTTTATTAGAAAGCCTAGGTTATTCAGCCCATGTCTGGAATGATAGCGAGTTCTTTATCAACAACGTCAATCTCTATCAGAGAGGGGTTGTATTATTAGATATGAGGATGCCAAAACCCGATGGTAGACAAGTTCACCAGCATTTAATTGATAAGCACAGTACTCTTTCTGTGATTTTTTTAACCGGTCATGGCGATATCCCCATGGCCGTTGAAGAGATCAAAAAAGGCGCTATCGACTTTCTGCAAAAACCCGTTGATAGCAATGCGTTGTTATCTGCTTTAGATGCAGCATTTATTGAAACCAATACCCGTTTTACCGCACATGATATTCGCCGCCGTTATGCTTCATTAACCCCAAGAGAAAAAGACATTGCTTATTATGTTATTCAAGGATTAATGAACCGCGAAATTGCAGAAGTTGCTTGTGTTTCAATAAGAACCGTCGAAGTGCATCGAGCAAAAGTAATGGACAAAATGGCAGCTAAAAATATTGCCGAATTGGTGACTGCATTACAAGGCATTGAAATAATTTCACCTAATTTATGACAAAATTTCTTATCTGCGTTAAAAAGTGTCACAATATACGATATTCATTGGAAAAATAGTAAATAGATAGGCTTATGATAAAGTCACCTCCATTTAAAAAATCATTTTTGCAGCCTAAATATTGGCTGACTTGGTTCGGGATCGGATTGCTCTATATCCTAGTTCTCCTTCCTTATCCTGTCATTTATTGGCTGGGCACACGCCTAGGTCGTTTTTCGAAACTTTTTTTAAAAAAACGGGTTCAAATAGCAGAACGTAATATTGAGCTCTGCTTTCCACAGATGCCCAAAAGTGAGCGAGAAGCCCTAGTTAATAAAAATTTTGAATCGGTTGGTATGGGATTATTCGAAACTGGTATGGCGTGGTTTTGGCCAGATTGGCGTGTCAAACGTTGGTTTAAAGTCAGCGGGATTGAAAATGTTTCAAAAGTGCATGAAACTGGGAAAGGCATCTTACTTATTGGGATCCATTTTCTCACGCTTGAACTGGGTGCACGTATTTTTGGTATTTATACCCCAGGAGTGGGTGTTTACCGCCCTAACGATAACCCCGTTATGGACTGGCTACAAACATGGGGCCGATTACGTTCTAATAAATTTATGCTCGACAGAAAAGATGTCAAAGGCATGATCCGTAGTTTAAAAGCAGGTGAAATTATTTGGTATGCACCTGACCATGATTATGGCCCACGTAAAAGTGTTTTTGTGCCTTTGTTTGCGGTTGATAAAGCGGCAACAACAACAGGAACTTATATTCTGGCAAAAACCAGCCATCCTGCATTAATTCCATTTACCCCAAAACGTTTACCTGAAGCCAAGGGGTATGAGTTAATTATCTCACCACCTGTTGCTGACTTTCCTATCGATAATGAGGAAAATGCCGCTAAAGCGATGAATAAAGTCGTTGAACAAGAGATTTTACGCGCACCAGATCAATATATGTGGTTGCATCGTCGCTTTAAAACTCGCCCAGAAGGTGATGCTTCTTTATATAACGAAATAAAAAAAGTACACTAATCACAAAGTGGCTGTTTTATTCCCAAACAGCCACTTTAGCATATTGCAATACACTGAAATAAAAATAATAAAATCAATAATGACACAAGCTGTAAACTCCTGCAAAACACATTATAAGAGCAAGACCTATCGCACTTATTCTGTATCATGGCTATATTCTTATTCATCTTAAAATAAGAAAACCGACCTGTTGTTGCCACATTCAACATCGCTACGGTTATTTTCAGTCTATTTTCTTGGTTTGTTCTCTCGTTCTCGGCTAAAGGAGTCACATGGATCTCAAGCCCCGAAATAATTCTTGGAAACGTAATCTCTATATTGTCTGGTTTGGTTGTTTTCTAACTGGTGCTGGTTTTAGCCTGATCATGCCTTTTCTTCCACTCTATGTAGAAGAGCTTGGTATAACCGATCACGAAGAGCTTAATCTTTGGACCGGTGTTGCATTTAGTATTACCTTCCTTTTTTCTGCCATTGCAGCGCCTTTTTGGGGAAAATTATCAGATAGAAAAGGACGAAAATTAATGCTGTTACGTTCTGCCCTGGGTATGGCGATTGTGATGGTATTAATTGGGTTTGCTCAAAATATATGGCAATTATTAGTACTGCGAGCCTTGCTTGGTGTATTAGGTGGCTTTGTTCCGAATGCAAATGCGTTAATTGCCACTCAGGTTCCAGTTAAAAAGAGTGGTTGGGCATTAGGTACACTTTCAACGGGTGCTGTAAGTGGCGCATTAATAGGTCCTTTAATTGGTGGTATGCTTGCCGATCTCTATGGTTTACGGCCTGTCTTTTTTATTACGTCTGCTGTTTTATTTATTTGCTTTTTAGTCACCCTCTTTTTTGTAAGTGAAAACTTCACACCTGTTTCTAAAAAAGACGCGCTCACCACAAAACAGGTCTTTTCATCACTTAAAAATAAAAGACTCGTTGTATGCCTATTTTTCACCACGATGATCATTCAAGTAGCAACTGGCTCTGTTACACCTATTTTGACACTTTATATTCGTGAATTAACAGGTTCAGTCAGCAATCTTGCCTTTATCAGTGGTGTTGTTGCCTCCGTACCCGGTATTGCCGCACTAATTAGCGCACCTCGTTTTGGCAAATTAGGTGACCGAATCGGCCCCGATAAAGTCCTTCTGTTTACCCTCGGGCTCTCTATTTTTATGCTCATTCCAATGGCGCTGGTCAGTAACTATTGGGAACTTGGGACACTACGTTTTTTACTTGGTGCAGTAAATGCCGCCATGTTGCCTGCGGTACAAACGCTTATTCTCTATAACATTACCCCTGCTATTGCGGGTCGAATTTTCAGCTATAACCAAGCACTCAGAGATGTTGGAAATGTTACAGGACCGTTAATGGGGGCTTTTGTTGCTGCAAGCTATGGATTTAGAGCTGTTTTTTATTTCACCGCAGCCGTCGTCTTTTTTAATTTAATTTATTCTTGGCTAAGCTTTAGAACACCACAAGAAAAGTAGTCAAAAAATCGACAAATAAGATCAGTTAATCGTTTTTTTTCTTCAAAAAATTACACTTTTACATTTAAAGGCTCAATTGTTATTTTTTTTATTCTATTTTTTGTAAATTATTGTTTATTAATAATATTCTAACCCCCTATTTGTTAATGTCTCTAAAATTTTCTTGTCCTCTTTTTTCAAAAAATTGCAAGGTTAACTATTGCAAAATGAGATTTTTATCGACTTTTGCACCAAAAAATGGTTTATAAAGTATTAAATATACTTTTAGTCGCTAAATTCTGACAAAAGTATGTTAAAAATATATTAATTAAATGCAGTGGTAATTGATAACAGAATGAAATAATTTTGTTTAACCATTCGCTAATATTTTGTTCTTTTTACTTGCAAACGACCTGTAGAGGTTTTTTTTGGGAATTTAAGATGCAATCTACTCACTCAAAATCTAGCCGAACTTTCTTTGGCCATCCCTATCCATTAAGCTCCCTTTTCTTTACCGAAATGTGGGAACGCTTTTCTTTCTATGGTATTCGCCCATTATTAATTCTATTTATGGCGGCAACCGTTTATGAGGGTGGCATGGAAATCCCCAGAGAGCAGGCATCTGCCATTGTGGGTATTTTCGCAGGCGGTGTGTATTTAACATCGCTGCCAGGAGGTTGGCTGGCTGATAACTGGTTAGGTCAGCGCCTAGCGGTATGGTACGGCTCTATCTTTATCGCATTAGGACATCTATCCATCGCACTTTCAGCGTTTTGGTCACAAGATCTGTTCTTTATCGGTTTATTACTCATTGTATTAGGTACAGGACTATTTAAAACCTGCGTCACTGTGATGGTAGGAACCTTATATAAAAGGGATGATACTCGCCGTGATGGCGGATTTTCCTTATTTTATATGGGTATCAATATGGGCTCATTTATTGCACCACTCATCACGGGTTTCTTAGTTCGTGATTATGGCTGGCATTGGGGCTTTGGTATCGGTGGAATTGGTATGCTTGTTGCGCTACTGATTTTCCGCTTTTACGCAGTACCGACCATGCGTCGCTTTGATAGCGAAGTCGGTTTAGATTCAAGTTGGGATCGCCCAACGGTTGTTCGTCGTAATGTCGGTCAATGGATCTTAGCGTTATCTGTCGTTCTTATAGCCATTGTTGGCCTTATTATTTCTGGCGTTATTCCTTTTAACCCAGTTGTTGTGGCTAACTTTATGGTCTATGTGATTTCAGGTAGTGTTATCGCCTATTTTATCTATTTATTCCTATTTGCTGGATTAAGTAGCAGTGACCGTTCTCGTTTATTTGTTTGTTTCCTCTTATTGGTTTCAGCCGCCCTTTTCTGGTCTGCATTCGAACAAAAACCGACATCATTTAACTTATTTGCCAATGACTATACTGACTTAAACTTTATGGGTTTTGAGATCCCTGCTGTTTGGTTCCAGTCTGTTAATGCCCTATTTATTATTATTCTTGCGCCTGTATTTAGCTGGCTATGGCCAATGATGGCTCGTAATAATATGAACTTAAGTAGCATGACTAAGTTTGTCATTGGTATTTTATTTGCAGCAGGTGGCTTTACCGTCATGATGTTTGCATCTGAAAGTGTCATTGCAACAGGGCAAGGCGTTTCACCGCTTTGGTTAATTGGCAGTATTTTATTACTGACATTAGGTGAATTATGCTTAAGTCCAATTGGGCTTGCGACAATGACTATTTTAGCTCCAGCTAAAATGCGTGGTCAGGTTATGGGATTATGGTTCTGTGCAAGTGCATTAGGTAATTTGGCAGCAGGTTTAATGGGTGGGAATATCCGTCCAGACAAACTGGATGTAATGCCTGACTTCTTCTCTCATGTTTCTATCGCTCTGGTTATTTGTGCAGTTGTTCTTGCTGCACTAATTATTCCAGTGCGTAAGCTGTTACAAAGCGCAGATAGTAAAGAGAAAGCTCAAGCTTAATTTAATGCGTTAATTATTAAAGCCATGTCTAAATCATTAGGCATGGCTTTTTGCTTTATATTCGACAAGTTGAAAGCTATTTTTAAGTATTGCACCTGATATTTAAAACGCTTAATCTCATTACCCTCTATTATTGATAGTTGATTACTAAGGTAATGCGATGACTGTTCTTCCTATTTATTATGTTAATGCTTTTTCCTCTCAACCTTTTTCAGGAAACCCAGCAGCTGTCGTTTTGTTAGAAGAATGGTTGCCTGATGACACCTTAATTACACTTGCTAATGAGATTAATTTACCTGAAACCGCTTTTTTAGTGGGTAATCATATTCGTTGGTTTACACCTAAAATTGAAGTTCCTCTTTGTGGGCATGCAACATTAGCCACTGCTTTTGTACTCAAAACGATAAAACAATCCCCTACTGATCTCTTTAAATTTCAGTCTCTTTCAGGTGAGCTGACTGTTTCTTACCAAGATCCTTTCTTTACCCTTAATTTTCCGGCTATATCCGCGACATTAAATAACGATATAAAATCAGAACTTGAAGAAAAATTAGCATTACAAATAGAGCAAGTTTGGCAAGCGCGTGATCGCTATATTTGCTTTTTATCTGATCCAGAAACAGTCATTAACTACCAACCTGATTTCGCTCAAATCACACAATTGCCTTTACCGGGTGTGATTATCACCGCCAAAGGTCATGCTCCTTTTGACTTTATTTCTCGCTTCTTTGCCCCTGTAAAAGGGGTAAATGAAGATCCTGTTACAGGTACATCGCATTGTGTATTAGCACCGATTTGGGGGGATAAACTCAATAAAACACGGTTACAAGCAAGACAAGTTTCAAAACGCGGTGGGAATATAGACTGTGTGCTAAAAGGTGATCGAGTTTTACTAACAGGAGATGCTGCACTCTTTTTAATTGGCGAAATAACCTTTTAATTATAAAAGACATAATCACTCA comes from Proteus vulgaris and encodes:
- the ttrC gene encoding tetrathionate reductase subunit TtrC, whose protein sequence is MIPQVSQIQEVIAIPQEYFWLPWAVQYFFFIGIACCATLYACWQCWKGSAGNQRLEAVAVFIAVTAGITAPLALTADLHQTARVWHFYAYPTPWSWMAWGSLLLPLFSAFSLLYFAAMVVRLVWKREYKLTRWVALACSLTAIGLLLYTGREASILKARPVLYTYWLPILLFFSAMQVLPTLLALGTRREPVHQRELAMWFVSSLMLLAVCTGFWVAGDTISGQAIREQLAMGSLGWWSAIGVIALWGISVAMGLLMAKQARSVAFITIMAFVSMGLAWVLRWLMLIGAQYIPKYNIITNPYEFPLGNDGLMGIIGTFGLWIALIILFRESIRWVVRRVQHG
- the ttrB gene encoding tetrathionate reductase subunit TtrB — its product is MDLGKRKFLQQLGVLTAGASLVPLAEAGIKLSPERREGSEDKRYGMLIDLRRCVGCQSCTVSCNIENQTPQGQFRTTVNQYQVAIKGQEGITNVLLPRLCNHCDEPPCVPVCPVQATFQRKDGIVVVDNERCVGCAYCVQACPYDARFINHSTQTADKCTFCAHRLEVGLLPACVESCVGGARIIGDMKDPNSTISKMLHTHEKELKVLKPESGTLPQVFYLGLDDAFVQPLAGQGQPALWQQEVHS
- the ttrS gene encoding tetrathionate respiration histidine kinase TtrS; the encoded protein is MTIKQIIGIRNAVSIGLLLLFFVLPLQATAKEWTIGVLALRGDASTLRHWHPLIDTLNEQFPSENFVLMPLNLEEMKLAVAKKNVDFLLTNPAQFVQLDNAYPLRWLLSLRSGYEPDNTTRNVIGSLILVRHDSSITSAHELIGKRVGAIAPDAFGGYLLGYKALREEGIDPDKDFTLRFTGFPADALLYLLRDKDINAAIIPVCLLENMDHEGLIRKSDYRPVISYQTNTPCLTSTPLYPNWSFAALDTVPDELVDKVTRVLLTDDSKPMKWGAPASHTQVENLLREVNQHPRQRQLWQDAQSWAIQHQFIIGLSLAAILFLILNQVWISYLVRRRSRQLEHAHNRLRQQKEELEHAQRLNILGEMASGFAHELNQPLSAIKSYAQGSVIRLKKENELHPLLPALQQIDKQAQRGADIIRNLRLWVGKQTPNTDTILLSHQNIAECIQHIWTLLRVEDKYPQVSLITHIDEHDTLCLPETLLEQILSNLITNSLQAGANVLKISTHKAPDRLLIVIEDDAGGMSHSQLEQPFSPFQTTKTEGLGLGLVICQRLLLSQGAEIHIENQKNEQHKVGIKITLIFPKKNK
- the ttrR gene encoding tetrathionate respiration response regulator TtrR — protein: MPTIHLVDDDLAVTDACQFLLESLGYSAHVWNDSEFFINNVNLYQRGVVLLDMRMPKPDGRQVHQHLIDKHSTLSVIFLTGHGDIPMAVEEIKKGAIDFLQKPVDSNALLSALDAAFIETNTRFTAHDIRRRYASLTPREKDIAYYVIQGLMNREIAEVACVSIRTVEVHRAKVMDKMAAKNIAELVTALQGIEIISPNL
- a CDS encoding Kdo(2)-lipid IV(A) acyltransferase → MIKSPPFKKSFLQPKYWLTWFGIGLLYILVLLPYPVIYWLGTRLGRFSKLFLKKRVQIAERNIELCFPQMPKSEREALVNKNFESVGMGLFETGMAWFWPDWRVKRWFKVSGIENVSKVHETGKGILLIGIHFLTLELGARIFGIYTPGVGVYRPNDNPVMDWLQTWGRLRSNKFMLDRKDVKGMIRSLKAGEIIWYAPDHDYGPRKSVFVPLFAVDKAATTTGTYILAKTSHPALIPFTPKRLPEAKGYELIISPPVADFPIDNEENAAKAMNKVVEQEILRAPDQYMWLHRRFKTRPEGDASLYNEIKKVH
- the mdtG gene encoding multidrug efflux MFS transporter MdtG, coding for MDLKPRNNSWKRNLYIVWFGCFLTGAGFSLIMPFLPLYVEELGITDHEELNLWTGVAFSITFLFSAIAAPFWGKLSDRKGRKLMLLRSALGMAIVMVLIGFAQNIWQLLVLRALLGVLGGFVPNANALIATQVPVKKSGWALGTLSTGAVSGALIGPLIGGMLADLYGLRPVFFITSAVLFICFLVTLFFVSENFTPVSKKDALTTKQVFSSLKNKRLVVCLFFTTMIIQVATGSVTPILTLYIRELTGSVSNLAFISGVVASVPGIAALISAPRFGKLGDRIGPDKVLLFTLGLSIFMLIPMALVSNYWELGTLRFLLGAVNAAMLPAVQTLILYNITPAIAGRIFSYNQALRDVGNVTGPLMGAFVAASYGFRAVFYFTAAVVFFNLIYSWLSFRTPQEK
- a CDS encoding peptide MFS transporter, whose product is MQSTHSKSSRTFFGHPYPLSSLFFTEMWERFSFYGIRPLLILFMAATVYEGGMEIPREQASAIVGIFAGGVYLTSLPGGWLADNWLGQRLAVWYGSIFIALGHLSIALSAFWSQDLFFIGLLLIVLGTGLFKTCVTVMVGTLYKRDDTRRDGGFSLFYMGINMGSFIAPLITGFLVRDYGWHWGFGIGGIGMLVALLIFRFYAVPTMRRFDSEVGLDSSWDRPTVVRRNVGQWILALSVVLIAIVGLIISGVIPFNPVVVANFMVYVISGSVIAYFIYLFLFAGLSSSDRSRLFVCFLLLVSAALFWSAFEQKPTSFNLFANDYTDLNFMGFEIPAVWFQSVNALFIIILAPVFSWLWPMMARNNMNLSSMTKFVIGILFAAGGFTVMMFASESVIATGQGVSPLWLIGSILLLTLGELCLSPIGLATMTILAPAKMRGQVMGLWFCASALGNLAAGLMGGNIRPDKLDVMPDFFSHVSIALVICAVVLAALIIPVRKLLQSADSKEKAQA
- a CDS encoding PhzF family phenazine biosynthesis protein, encoding MTVLPIYYVNAFSSQPFSGNPAAVVLLEEWLPDDTLITLANEINLPETAFLVGNHIRWFTPKIEVPLCGHATLATAFVLKTIKQSPTDLFKFQSLSGELTVSYQDPFFTLNFPAISATLNNDIKSELEEKLALQIEQVWQARDRYICFLSDPETVINYQPDFAQITQLPLPGVIITAKGHAPFDFISRFFAPVKGVNEDPVTGTSHCVLAPIWGDKLNKTRLQARQVSKRGGNIDCVLKGDRVLLTGDAALFLIGEITF